In one Silene latifolia isolate original U9 population chromosome 10, ASM4854445v1, whole genome shotgun sequence genomic region, the following are encoded:
- the LOC141606286 gene encoding flowering time control protein FPA, which yields MSMNPRKQGYGSDTASSHLWVGNLPFDISESELMALFEKYGAIDGITCYASRSYAFIYYKLVEDAVAAKEALQGFVLNGNPVKIEFAKPAKPSKHVWVGGFSSAISKEKLEEELSKFGEIEDFKFIRDRNTALVDFVRVEDASAAVKNLNGLQIEGDHIRVDFLRSHPARREQTDFIEMGSAQYRGGGFDSSWINPDIARNYPESRHKRPQPFQSAGGRKGDNPSKVLWVGYPPSVHVDEEMLHNAMILYGEIEKVKCYYGRNYAFVEFRSIEEARRAKEALQGRLFNDPRIAIMFSNSSLAPGKEIDPNFSGFRGQRPDVFGNKGPFRPPIMDMFPPVAPNSFSGPNGRLGRGMIRPFGPRGNLDPLLPTPDFHDPSMHSPGGMNQRKLSPSAANLLPSPALPGRSGQRTTGWDVVEPHVPARELKRSRTDGPSFHDSEQLDEYVDQPYSSGPPFGGGALARGQPESGLGIRDTGAAKGLGHGRGTDDHIWRGVIAKGGTPVCHARCIPLGKDIEFELPEVVNCSARTGLDMLAKHYAGALGFEIVFFLPDSFEDFANYTEFLRYLGSKNRAGVAKLDDGMTLFLVPPSDFLTDVLKVDGPERLYGVVLKLQPTQPAVTPSLQQFHQPLPTMQQIDRPIIPQTHEYAVQKPEFSIQKDYSTSTPQAAIPPKAAYPTSSVPQAQSSENFPSASVPALTLTAELIASLQSIQSAAQSSTSSHSWNQQPQVQEQTGQSSQQFGIQHYPNAPPLINNFPSFSTNQNFSSHTVPPVPENTAMQNHAYNRQEQGSIASRPTHMHSMSAQGQQFVPLSQATQRYSVEVPHSAQQGYAYSVADSQQPNNPGSYANHLHEGNNSSRPEINLPGSIGNSKLEVQSSVERFQTVPAGVSQGTTEVEVDKNQRYQSTLQFAASLLQQIQQKQQQQQQQQQQQQQQGGSNMGNQQ from the exons ATGTCGATGAACCCTAGAAAGCAAGGTTACGGATCCGATACCGCATCAAGTCATCTATGGGTCGGAAACTTACCTTTCGATATCTCTGAATCGGAATTAATGGCGTTGTTTGAGAAATACGGTGCTATCGACGGAATTACTTGCTACGCTTCGCGAAGTTACGCTTTTATTTATTATAAACTAGTTGAAGATGCTGTTGCTGCTAAAGAAGCTCTTCAAGGTTTTGTTCTTAATGGAAATCCCGTCAAAATTGAGTTTGCTAAGCCG GCTAAACCCTCAAAACATGTATGGGTTGGTGGATTCAGCTCAGCAATATCCAAGGAGAAGCTGGAAGAAGAACTAAGTAAATTTGGTGAAATTGAGGACTTCAAGTTCATAAGAGATAGGAATACTGCACTTGTTGACTTTGTTAGGGTAGAAGATGCTTCTGCAGCAGTGAAGAACTTGAATGGGCTGCAAATCGAGGGTGATCATATACGTGTTGATTTTCTTAGGTCACATCCTGCAAGAAGG GAACAAACTGATTTTATTGAGATGGGGAGTGCACAATATAGAGGTGGTGGTTTTGATTCATCATGGATTAACCCTGACATTGCGAGGAATTACCCCGAGTCAAGGCATAAGAGACCACAG cCATTTCAATCTGCTGGAGGACGTAAAGGGGATAATCCCAGTAAGGTCTTGTGGGTTGGATACCCTCCTTCAGTTCATGTTGATGAAGAAATGCTTCATAACGCCATGATCTTGTATGGCGAGATTGAAAAAGTAAAATGTTACTATGGAAGAAATTATGCATTTGTTGAGTTCAGAAGCATCGAAGAAGCAAGGCGAGCAAAGGAGGCTTTGCAAGGAAGACTATTTAATGATCCTCGAATCGCAATAATGTTCTCAAACAGCAGTCTAGCTCCTGGGAAAGAGATTGACCCCAACTTTTCCGGATTTAGAGGACAGAGGCCTGATGTTTTTGGAAACAAAGGTCCTTTTCGACCACCTATAATGGATATGTTTCCTCCTGTGGCACCAAATAGCTTCTCTGGACCTAATGGGAGGCTTGGACGGGGTATGATAAGGCCATTTGGACCTAGAGGAAATTTAGATCCTCTGCTGCCAACCCCAGATTTTCATGATCCTAGTATGCATTCTCCTGGTGGCATGAACCAGAGAAAATTGTCTCCTTCTGCTGCCAATTTGCTCCCCTCCCCTGCTCTTCCTGGTAGGTCAGGTCAGAGGACAACTGGTTGGGATGTCGTTGAGCCTCATGTTCCTGCTAGAGAACTAAAGAGGTCAAGAACTGATGGTCCCTCGTTTCATGACTCTGAGCAATTGGATGAATATGTTGACCAGCCTTATAGTTCTGGTCCTCCCTTTGGAGGCGGAGCCTTAGCTAGAGGTCAGCCTGAAAGTGGATTGGGTATTAGAGATACTGGAGCTGCAAAAGGACTTGGTCATGGACGTGGAACTGATGATCATATCTGGCGGGGTGTCATTGCGAAGGGTGGAACTCCTGTTTGTCATGCTCGTTGCATTCCTTTGGGAAAAGATATAGAGTTTGAGCT GCCCGAGGTTGTTAATTGCTCTGCAAGAACAGGATTGGATATGCTAGCAAAGCACTACGCTGGGGCTTTAGGGTTTGAAATTGTATTCTTTTTGCCTGATAGCTTTGAAGATTTTGCTAATTATACTGAATTCTTACGGTATCTTGGTTCAAAAAACCGCGCTGGTGTTGCCAAGTTGGATGATGGGATGACATTGTTTTTGGTCCCACCATCTGATTTCCTGACCGATGTTTTGAAAGTAGATGGCCCGGAACGCTTGTACGGAGTTGTCCTTAAGTTGCAACCGACACAACCTGCTGTTACTCCTTCATTACAACAGTTCCATCAGCCTCTTCCAACTATGCAACAAATAGACAGGCCGATTATTCCTCAAACACATGAATATGCAGTGCAGAAACCGGAATTTTCCATTCAAAAAGATTACAGTACCTCCACACCTCAAGCAGCGATACCTCCGAAAGCAGCATATCCAACTTCGTCTGTACCTCAAGCTCAATCTAGTGAGAACTTTCCTTCAGCATCAGTACCCGCTCTCACATTAACAGCCGAGCTGATTGCTTCACTTCAGTCCATCCAGTCAGCGGCTCAATCTTCGACATCCTCACATTCATGGAATCAACAGCCTCAGGTGCAAGAGCAAACAGGGCAATCATCTCAGCAGTTTGGGATTCAACATTATCCTAATGCACCACCATTGATAAATAACTTCCCGTCATTCTCAACGAACCAAAATTTTAGCAGCCACACGGTTCCCCCTGTTCCCGAAAATACGGCTATGCAAAATCATGCTTATAACCGACAGGAGCAGGGTTCGATTGCTTCCAGGCCCACTCATATGCACTCAATGAGCGCGCAGGGCCAACAATTTGTTCCTCTAAGTCAGGCTACTCAACGTTATTCTGTAGAGGTTCCTCATAGTGCTCAGCAGGGTTACGCTTATAGTGTAGCTGATAGTCAGCAGCCCAATAATCCCGGTTCCTATGCCAATCATTTGCATGAAGGTAATAATTCATCTCGTCCAGAAATTAACTTGCCAGGTTCAATTGGGAATTCAAAGCTGGAGGTACAAAGTTCAGTTGAAAGATTTCAAACAGTGCCAGCAGGAGTTAGTCAAGGAACAACAGAGGTTGAGGTTGACAAGAATCAACGGTATCAATCCACGCTGCAATTTGCTGCTAGTCTTCTCCAACAAATACAGCagaagcagcagcagcagcagcagcagcagcagcaacagcagcagcaggGTGGTTCTAATATGGGAAATCAACAGTGA